A single genomic interval of Christensenellaceae bacterium 44-20 harbors:
- a CDS encoding aldose 1-epimerase family protein — translation MEFKKLREYLGDIAQVFEVKEYRLMGGKAEGVRAIDISNGAGLELTLLPDRGMDFYRLKYKGQTLNFFTPTGIAAPAYFAEEAGGMGQMFFGGMMLTCGLRNIGLPCRENGAYYGPHGNITAIPAEHVNIHYFEENGAPAVSISAIMRDNGYGTQLLLKRTVTIRYGANEIDLQDKVLNNGFEESPLMVLYHFNMGYPLLCEQSQLILPTKKVTPRTQHAADYADRYLEITSPAVGYEEMCYYHDLETDENGWATAGIYNPQEKLGLKILFDKSTLDHFVQWKMLAKGTFVTGLEPCNATINGMTDARENGSLKTIAPGEEVQYRLKVLVFEE, via the coding sequence ATGGAGTTCAAAAAACTGCGGGAATACCTTGGGGATATCGCCCAGGTGTTCGAAGTGAAGGAATACCGCTTGATGGGCGGAAAAGCAGAGGGGGTTCGGGCCATCGATATCAGCAACGGCGCAGGGCTGGAGCTGACGCTTCTGCCCGATCGCGGGATGGATTTCTATCGCCTCAAATACAAGGGGCAGACGCTCAACTTCTTTACGCCCACGGGAATCGCCGCGCCCGCTTACTTTGCAGAGGAAGCCGGCGGCATGGGCCAGATGTTCTTCGGCGGCATGATGCTGACCTGCGGCCTGCGCAATATCGGCCTGCCCTGCCGGGAAAACGGCGCATATTACGGCCCGCACGGCAATATTACGGCTATTCCGGCGGAGCATGTGAACATCCATTATTTTGAGGAAAACGGCGCGCCGGCCGTCAGTATTTCGGCTATCATGCGGGATAACGGCTATGGGACGCAGCTGCTGCTCAAGCGCACGGTTACCATCCGATACGGCGCAAACGAGATCGATTTGCAGGATAAGGTGCTCAACAACGGGTTTGAGGAATCGCCGCTGATGGTGCTCTACCACTTCAATATGGGCTACCCGCTGCTTTGCGAGCAGTCTCAGCTGATTTTGCCCACAAAGAAGGTTACGCCCAGAACGCAGCACGCGGCGGATTACGCGGATCGATATTTGGAGATCACTTCTCCGGCGGTGGGATACGAAGAGATGTGCTATTATCACGATTTGGAGACGGATGAAAACGGCTGGGCCACGGCGGGCATCTATAACCCGCAGGAAAAACTGGGGCTGAAAATTCTCTTCGACAAGAGCACGCTGGATCACTTCGTGCAGTGGAAAATGCTGGCCAAGGGCACCTTCGTTACGGGCCTGGAGCCCTGCAACGCCACCATCAACGGCATGACAGACGCGCGGGAGAATGGCAGCCTCAAGACCATCGCGCCGGGGGAAGAGGTGCAGTATCGGCTCAAAGTTCTGGTATTCGAGGAATAA
- a CDS encoding PfkB family carbohydrate kinase, with amino-acid sequence MVLTMTLSPWVECRVWLPELQYGKDNLASGMREGVSGRGIRMGTALRELGDEVLCMGFCSAEGERIISQVLADAGVERDFIKVPGALRMRIAIYDKKGETTRCIQQGTAIEGRAVEQMEVAYARNLSEMGEGDVVALGGHIPLGIGPEIYAELIGMAKDRKVRAVLAAQEENLEKGVLAGPYAALLCKEDLEGLAGRTLRGEQECCAAAREILEQSGGAYLCVETREKLLLVSPQKAFSAPIFGEQKGMRAGAAAGLAHAAQHGAGEALLRSAAAGRELLCKDMPAQRQHFEQRAREIAVQEMDK; translated from the coding sequence ATGGTACTCACAATGACGCTCAGCCCATGGGTGGAGTGCAGGGTTTGGCTGCCTGAACTCCAATATGGGAAGGATAATCTGGCCTCTGGCATGAGAGAGGGCGTCTCGGGCAGAGGTATTCGCATGGGAACAGCGCTCAGAGAGCTGGGAGATGAGGTGCTCTGCATGGGATTTTGCTCGGCAGAGGGGGAGAGAATCATCTCGCAGGTTTTGGCGGATGCGGGAGTGGAGCGGGATTTTATCAAAGTGCCCGGTGCGCTTCGCATGCGCATTGCCATCTACGATAAAAAGGGCGAGACAACCCGCTGTATTCAGCAGGGCACGGCCATAGAGGGCAGAGCGGTGGAGCAAATGGAAGTCGCCTATGCGCGCAACCTTTCGGAGATGGGCGAGGGAGACGTGGTCGCCTTGGGCGGGCATATCCCGCTGGGCATCGGGCCGGAAATTTACGCAGAACTCATCGGCATGGCCAAAGATCGCAAAGTGCGGGCGGTTTTGGCGGCGCAGGAGGAGAATCTGGAAAAAGGAGTTTTGGCAGGGCCTTATGCCGCGCTCTTATGCAAAGAGGACTTGGAGGGCTTGGCTGGAAGAACCCTGAGGGGTGAGCAGGAATGCTGCGCGGCCGCCAGGGAGATTTTAGAGCAGAGCGGCGGCGCGTATCTCTGCGTGGAGACGCGGGAAAAGCTGCTGCTGGTCTCGCCCCAAAAGGCCTTTTCTGCGCCGATTTTTGGAGAGCAGAAGGGAATGCGGGCTGGGGCGGCGGCCGGGCTTGCCCACGCGGCACAGCATGGCGCGGGGGAAGCGCTTTTGCGCAGTGCGGCGGCGGGCAGAGAACTGCTCTGCAAGGATATGCCGGCGCAGCGGCAGCATTTCGAGCAGCGCGCCAGAGAGATTGCCGTGCAGGAGATGGATAAATAG
- a CDS encoding SIS domain-containing protein: protein MNIKEIAAQIMNEIDAATQYTDEDTLIKVFATIHGANRIFFHANGRNMLTIKYFAQRLMHQGYRVFIVGDVATPAIKEDDALVVVSACGEEKNLITAVDTVKKIGNIPVILVTAAEKSTLAEQADVVVKLPVPVPGSQEDASIQPIGAQFEQSVLYIMDVGMSHYFMDRLGITLGPTENPLHANLQ, encoded by the coding sequence ATGAATATCAAAGAAATTGCCGCTCAGATCATGAACGAAATCGATGCTGCAACGCAGTATACCGACGAAGATACCTTAATCAAAGTTTTTGCCACCATTCACGGCGCAAACCGCATTTTCTTCCACGCAAACGGCAGAAACATGCTGACCATCAAATATTTTGCACAGCGCCTGATGCACCAGGGATACCGGGTGTTCATCGTGGGCGACGTCGCGACGCCGGCCATCAAGGAAGATGACGCCCTGGTTGTCGTCTCGGCCTGCGGCGAGGAGAAGAACCTGATCACGGCGGTGGATACCGTCAAGAAAATCGGCAACATCCCGGTCATTCTGGTTACGGCGGCGGAGAAATCCACGCTGGCAGAGCAGGCCGATGTGGTCGTCAAGCTGCCTGTTCCCGTGCCCGGCTCGCAGGAGGATGCCTCCATTCAGCCCATCGGCGCGCAGTTTGAGCAGTCTGTGCTGTATATCATGGATGTCGGCATGAGCCACTATTTCATGGATCGCCTGGGCATTACCCTTGGGCCAACAGAGAACCCGCTGCACGCGAACCTTCAGTAG
- a CDS encoding carbohydrate kinase family protein — MREVIAYGSSTVDNLVHIDHLPTQKDEGAQILETSWQFGGKVASALTAIGQLGASGSMIGMVGADFYGECIIRDFERYNIDTSHILQDGTSAFSLVLSDEVTHGRNIIFEMPKGRKYGVEDIDEAFVAQHKILHLENADAVSHRLADIMHQAGGIVTVDGDGYSDEMQAMMPKFDVFIGSEFYYTKLFGESEDFESNLEKVRKMGPKIAVFTLGDRGSVVKWDGGFYFAPGYKVKVVDTVGAGDVYHGAYLYALLQNMRPDEAAQFSNAVSSIKCTAIGGRAGVPNREMVDSYMKTGEYDRTLIEEKLARYKILA, encoded by the coding sequence ATGAGAGAAGTAATCGCATACGGAAGCTCTACTGTCGATAACCTCGTGCATATCGACCACCTGCCCACACAAAAAGACGAGGGCGCGCAGATTCTCGAGACCAGCTGGCAGTTTGGCGGAAAAGTTGCCTCGGCGCTGACGGCCATTGGGCAGCTTGGCGCGAGCGGCTCCATGATCGGCATGGTCGGCGCAGATTTCTACGGCGAGTGCATCATCCGGGATTTTGAGCGCTACAACATCGATACCTCGCATATCCTCCAGGACGGCACATCCGCCTTCTCCCTGGTGCTTTCTGACGAAGTCACCCACGGCCGCAACATCATCTTTGAGATGCCCAAAGGCCGCAAATACGGCGTAGAAGACATTGACGAAGCGTTTGTCGCCCAGCATAAGATTTTGCATCTGGAGAACGCCGATGCAGTCAGCCACCGCCTGGCGGATATCATGCATCAGGCGGGCGGCATCGTTACGGTAGACGGCGACGGCTATTCGGATGAGATGCAGGCCATGATGCCCAAGTTCGATGTATTCATCGGCTCGGAATTCTACTATACCAAGCTCTTTGGCGAGAGTGAGGATTTTGAGAGCAATCTGGAAAAAGTCCGCAAAATGGGCCCGAAGATCGCAGTCTTTACGCTGGGCGACCGCGGCTCTGTCGTCAAGTGGGACGGCGGCTTCTACTTCGCTCCGGGCTACAAAGTGAAGGTTGTTGATACGGTTGGCGCAGGAGACGTCTACCACGGCGCGTATCTCTATGCGCTGCTGCAAAATATGCGCCCGGATGAGGCCGCGCAGTTCTCCAACGCCGTCTCCTCCATCAAGTGCACGGCTATCGGCGGCCGCGCAGGCGTGCCCAACCGCGAGATGGTGGATTCCTATATGAAGACCGGCGAATACGACCGCACGCTCATTGAGGAAAAACTCGCGCGCTATAAAATTTTGGCCTAA
- a CDS encoding glycerol-3-phosphate acyltransferase, whose product MGNISLYLAFAIMGFFLGSVMFALILPRHFKGIDIRKLSDDGNPGTANAVKYGGVALGLLCLLGDLLKAGLPVYLARRFCGMEHPLFALVMAAPVLGHAFSPFLGGHGGKAIAPAFGVLAALLPADLSFGVLAIAFIFFSLVVVITPNRLRTIAAFAVLVIYSILVNRHGSIALGCTLLSATVILKHWRPLPQEAPGISFFGRHNPA is encoded by the coding sequence ATGGGAAACATTTCTCTCTATCTGGCTTTTGCCATCATGGGCTTTTTCCTGGGAAGCGTCATGTTCGCCCTGATCCTTCCCCGGCATTTTAAGGGGATCGATATCCGCAAACTCAGCGACGACGGAAACCCGGGCACGGCCAATGCCGTCAAATACGGCGGCGTCGCCCTGGGCCTGCTTTGCCTGCTGGGCGATCTGCTCAAGGCTGGCCTGCCCGTTTATCTGGCGCGCCGTTTCTGCGGCATGGAGCACCCGCTTTTTGCGCTGGTCATGGCGGCGCCGGTTTTGGGCCATGCCTTCTCCCCCTTTTTAGGAGGGCATGGCGGCAAGGCAATTGCGCCTGCCTTCGGCGTGCTGGCCGCTCTGCTCCCGGCGGATCTTTCTTTTGGCGTTTTGGCCATCGCATTCATCTTCTTCTCTCTTGTCGTCGTGATCACGCCCAATCGCCTGCGGACGATTGCGGCTTTTGCCGTTCTGGTCATTTACAGCATTTTGGTGAATCGGCATGGCTCCATCGCCCTGGGCTGCACGCTGCTCTCGGCCACCGTCATCCTCAAGCATTGGCGGCCACTTCCCCAGGAAGCCCCCGGCATTTCATTTTTCGGGCGGCATAATCCCGCCTAA
- a CDS encoding helix-turn-helix transcriptional regulator yields MDTAATFAEKLKRARKNAGLTQEQLAEKLLVSRQAITKWESEKGLPDIENLKLLSQVLGISMVDFLSGEESAFYGIRREKIDLNRYEYRPKLSGAWRKKTGQKDLVVMEQFPDAEIHRLTCRPVLSRQEKALDNLIGFLTDAPFGIPALIADLKNLEKEYYLIRQGSQQFFAVVTDELFERRKLPGPVFEKAFQIGDLLFTDCGPLPR; encoded by the coding sequence ATGGATACAGCAGCGACCTTTGCAGAAAAGCTAAAACGAGCCAGAAAGAACGCCGGGCTGACGCAGGAACAGTTGGCAGAAAAGCTCTTGGTATCCCGGCAGGCAATCACAAAATGGGAGTCCGAAAAAGGGCTGCCCGATATTGAAAACTTAAAACTGCTGTCTCAGGTTCTTGGCATCAGCATGGTCGACTTTTTGAGCGGCGAGGAATCCGCCTTTTACGGAATTCGCCGGGAGAAAATTGATCTGAACCGCTATGAATACCGTCCAAAGCTTTCCGGCGCCTGGCGCAAAAAAACGGGACAGAAAGATTTGGTCGTCATGGAGCAATTTCCGGATGCGGAAATCCACCGGCTTACCTGCAGGCCAGTGCTATCCCGTCAGGAAAAAGCCTTGGACAATCTCATCGGCTTTCTGACCGACGCACCCTTCGGGATACCCGCTCTCATTGCTGACCTGAAGAATCTGGAAAAGGAGTATTACCTGATTCGCCAGGGCAGCCAGCAATTTTTCGCCGTAGTGACCGACGAGCTGTTTGAGCGCCGAAAGCTGCCGGGGCCGGTCTTTGAAAAGGCCTTTCAGATTGGCGATCTGCTCTTTACAGACTGCGGCCCGCTCCCAAGATAA
- a CDS encoding aminoacyl-histidine dipeptidase produces the protein MNIVTKGLEPARVLSYFEEISAIPRGSGNEKGVADYLEAFAREHGLFCYRDEMHNVMIKKPASPGCEKAGAVLLQGHTDIVCEKNNDYVHDFEKDPLKLYIEGDYLKAEGTTLGADNGTAVCYMLAILEDDTLVHPALECLFTVQEETGLDGARNFDGSQISAKTMINMDAGPEGVATVSCAGGMRIDMKKSMEQVPFAGTALKLEVKGLMGGHSGGEINSNRANANAVMGRVLYNLPKVNIVSLTGGSKDNAIPRECVAIIAVPDVLAARQAVEKLEKEILAECTELDKGFKIEVSEVDAPATMGDCACTKDVVGLLYLAPNGVLSMSPTMEGLVESSSNMGVVHTEGADIWVAFSPRSSVESRQDQTEQRLRILADAFGFEFHLRSRYPGWAYDPDSKVRDLAKSTYEEMFKKPFKIEAIHAGLECGLLKAKVPELDIVAIGPDEHNGHTPDEEVSISSMNRVYQFVRALLEKLAK, from the coding sequence ATGAATATTGTAACAAAAGGATTGGAGCCCGCTCGGGTGCTCAGCTATTTTGAGGAGATCAGCGCGATTCCCCGGGGATCCGGCAATGAAAAAGGCGTTGCCGACTATCTGGAAGCGTTCGCCAGGGAGCATGGGCTGTTCTGCTATCGGGATGAGATGCACAACGTCATGATCAAAAAGCCCGCTTCGCCTGGGTGCGAAAAGGCGGGGGCGGTGCTGCTTCAGGGGCATACGGATATCGTCTGCGAGAAGAATAACGACTATGTGCATGATTTTGAGAAGGATCCCCTAAAGCTCTATATTGAGGGGGACTACCTCAAGGCGGAGGGCACGACGCTGGGCGCGGATAACGGCACGGCCGTCTGCTATATGCTGGCAATTTTGGAGGATGATACGCTGGTGCACCCGGCGCTGGAATGCCTGTTTACCGTGCAGGAGGAGACCGGGCTGGACGGCGCGAGAAATTTCGATGGCAGCCAGATTTCCGCCAAGACCATGATCAACATGGATGCGGGCCCGGAAGGCGTTGCGACAGTTTCCTGCGCCGGCGGCATGCGCATCGATATGAAAAAGAGCATGGAGCAGGTTCCCTTTGCCGGGACGGCGCTCAAGCTGGAAGTCAAGGGGCTGATGGGCGGCCACAGCGGCGGGGAGATCAATTCCAACCGCGCCAACGCCAACGCCGTGATGGGACGCGTGCTCTATAACCTGCCCAAGGTGAACATCGTTTCCCTGACGGGCGGCAGCAAGGATAACGCGATTCCAAGAGAGTGCGTCGCGATCATCGCAGTGCCGGATGTTTTGGCGGCAAGACAGGCTGTAGAGAAACTGGAAAAAGAGATTCTGGCCGAATGCACCGAGCTGGATAAGGGATTTAAAATCGAGGTGAGCGAGGTGGATGCGCCGGCAACCATGGGCGACTGCGCCTGCACCAAGGATGTCGTCGGCCTGCTCTATCTGGCACCAAACGGTGTGCTCTCCATGAGCCCGACGATGGAAGGGCTAGTGGAAAGCTCCAGCAATATGGGTGTCGTCCATACGGAAGGCGCAGATATTTGGGTGGCTTTCTCCCCCAGAAGCAGCGTGGAAAGCCGGCAAGACCAGACCGAGCAGCGGCTGCGCATTCTGGCAGATGCCTTTGGCTTTGAATTCCATCTGAGAAGCCGCTATCCCGGCTGGGCCTATGATCCCGATTCCAAAGTGCGCGATCTCGCCAAAAGCACATATGAGGAGATGTTCAAAAAGCCCTTCAAGATTGAAGCGATTCATGCCGGGCTGGAATGCGGCTTGCTCAAGGCGAAAGTTCCGGAGCTGGATATCGTCGCCATCGGGCCGGATGAGCATAACGGGCATACGCCGGATGAGGAAGTCTCGATTTCTTCCATGAACCGGGTCTATCAGTTTGTCCGTGCATTGCTGGAAAAACTGGCAAAGTAG
- a CDS encoding glycosyl transferase, with the protein MMKALILSTNTGGGHNTAGKAVLEALRERNIETRMRDILLFSGKKKSKVVCDTYVNITTKAPALFGLAYQAGKFISTNKFKSVIYYANKSAARRLSAYIEKNGFDAILMPHLFPAETITAIRKNYGLAAKTYAIATDYTCIPFWEETEPDYFFIPHEDLKAEFMQKGIPEEKLIVSGIPVARRFTVRQDKAETRRQLGLPEQGRIFLIMTGSMGYGNIDLLLSELLSLCGAQEHIVVLGGNNEALKSALREKFYGTNARILDYTSRVDEYMDACDLLFTKPGGLTSTEAAAKRIPLVHTAPIPGCENCNAQFFASHGLSITGEDMRSLAQRAYQLCGDQAALERMQAAQEKEIHRFAADAICDFILKEAR; encoded by the coding sequence ATGATGAAAGCACTCATTTTATCGACCAATACAGGAGGCGGGCACAATACCGCCGGCAAGGCCGTTTTAGAGGCGCTGCGCGAACGCAATATTGAGACGCGCATGCGCGATATTTTGCTGTTCTCCGGAAAGAAAAAATCCAAAGTCGTCTGCGATACCTATGTCAATATCACAACCAAGGCGCCGGCGCTCTTTGGCCTGGCCTATCAGGCGGGCAAGTTTATCAGCACCAATAAGTTCAAGTCCGTCATCTACTATGCCAATAAGTCTGCGGCGCGGCGGCTTTCCGCCTATATCGAGAAAAACGGCTTTGATGCCATCCTCATGCCGCATCTGTTCCCCGCCGAGACCATCACAGCCATCCGCAAAAATTACGGGCTGGCGGCCAAAACCTACGCCATCGCAACGGATTATACCTGCATCCCCTTTTGGGAGGAAACCGAGCCGGACTATTTTTTCATCCCGCACGAGGATCTGAAGGCGGAATTCATGCAAAAAGGCATTCCGGAGGAAAAGCTCATCGTCTCAGGCATTCCCGTCGCCCGGCGGTTTACCGTTCGCCAGGATAAGGCCGAAACGCGCAGGCAGCTGGGCCTTCCCGAGCAGGGCAGGATCTTCCTCATCATGACGGGCAGCATGGGCTATGGGAACATCGATCTGCTGCTCAGCGAACTGCTTTCCCTCTGCGGAGCGCAGGAGCATATCGTCGTGCTGGGCGGAAATAACGAAGCGCTCAAAAGCGCACTGCGGGAAAAATTTTACGGGACAAACGCGCGCATCCTGGATTATACCAGCCGCGTGGACGAATATATGGACGCCTGCGACCTGCTCTTTACCAAGCCCGGCGGGCTGACCAGCACGGAGGCCGCGGCCAAGCGCATTCCGCTGGTGCATACGGCGCCTATCCCCGGATGTGAAAACTGCAACGCGCAGTTTTTCGCCTCGCATGGTCTTTCCATCACGGGCGAAGACATGCGCTCTCTGGCGCAGCGGGCCTATCAGCTCTGCGGCGACCAGGCGGCGCTGGAGCGCATGCAGGCCGCGCAGGAGAAGGAGATTCACCGCTTTGCCGCAGATGCGATCTGCGATTTTATCCTAAAGGAGGCGCGATAA
- a CDS encoding SIS domain-containing protein, whose product MEKIINGVPYSTMAQITVKEDFKYHLAADALKDVMSRFDYDNLQKIADIIDGAKNVFVAGRGRSRQTAMNFGQRLSQFGKRVYVVGMATAPSIKEGDVLVLSSGSGSTPTLVDFAKTAMAVGAKVVLFTASRGAEVAKLGADTFYVSDYNYQDDTGSDREIYKQIYAYYDYPTNLALETVLTYIMQKNGISRQQAETEKPNLF is encoded by the coding sequence ATGGAAAAGATAATTAACGGCGTTCCCTATTCCACGATGGCTCAGATCACCGTCAAAGAAGATTTCAAATACCATCTGGCCGCGGATGCGCTGAAGGATGTGATGAGCAGGTTCGATTATGATAACCTCCAGAAAATCGCGGATATCATCGATGGAGCGAAGAACGTATTCGTGGCTGGCCGGGGCAGATCCCGCCAGACGGCAATGAACTTTGGCCAGCGGCTTTCGCAGTTTGGCAAGCGTGTCTATGTCGTGGGCATGGCGACGGCGCCCAGCATCAAAGAAGGTGATGTGCTGGTGCTCTCTTCCGGCTCGGGCAGCACGCCCACGCTGGTGGATTTTGCAAAGACGGCCATGGCCGTCGGCGCGAAGGTTGTGCTGTTTACGGCATCCAGAGGCGCGGAAGTCGCCAAGCTTGGCGCGGATACCTTCTATGTCTCGGATTACAACTACCAGGATGATACTGGCTCGGACAGAGAAATCTACAAGCAGATTTACGCCTACTATGATTATCCGACGAACCTGGCCTTGGAGACTGTTCTGACCTATATCATGCAGAAGAACGGCATCTCCCGGCAGCAGGCAGAGACGGAAAAGCCCAATTTGTTCTAA
- a CDS encoding SIS domain-containing protein produces MSEEKKVQSAHLTYHEKRKFHAERLEEMKIVAEYMDDEKLVEIADKIDKANSVFVVALGRSRMNIMGFATRLRQMRIRAHLVGDISTPSIHKGDLLIIGSSSGETASLVTFAKKAASYGVEVVLFTEAEKSTIGDLASTVYRMDADQSRLKKPTGLYAEYAIDLAYNCIVMYLMKKRGLTPEKMQEELANLY; encoded by the coding sequence ATGAGCGAAGAAAAAAAGGTGCAGAGCGCGCACCTGACCTATCATGAAAAGAGAAAATTCCATGCAGAGCGCCTGGAAGAGATGAAGATCGTCGCGGAATATATGGACGATGAGAAGCTGGTTGAGATTGCAGATAAAATCGACAAGGCCAACAGCGTCTTTGTCGTGGCCCTGGGGCGCAGCCGCATGAATATCATGGGCTTTGCTACGCGGCTCCGCCAGATGCGCATCCGCGCGCATCTCGTCGGCGATATTTCCACGCCCTCCATCCATAAGGGAGATTTGCTGATCATCGGCTCCTCTTCGGGCGAGACGGCATCGCTGGTTACCTTTGCGAAAAAGGCAGCCTCCTATGGCGTGGAAGTTGTGCTGTTTACCGAGGCGGAAAAATCCACCATCGGTGATCTGGCCAGCACGGTCTACCGCATGGATGCGGATCAGAGCCGGCTGAAAAAGCCCACTGGGCTTTATGCGGAATATGCCATCGATTTGGCCTATAACTGCATCGTCATGTATCTGATGAAGAAGCGCGGCCTGACACCTGAAAAGATGCAGGAAGAGCTGGCGAACCTCTATTAA
- a CDS encoding DUF1836 domain-containing protein — translation MCTDFQASAAYQEVLQFHFPRYGELPALELYMDQVLGVVNQSLRIFAADGENLLTSAMVNNYVKKKLLPPAVGKRYSPGHVAHLLFICTLKPVLSISEIQALLTLECQCLPAQQAFDWFGELLEQSLRCVFARQSDVSSQPQPASERLVRAAVFSFANKLYLQKHLAWSAAFSEEKAAKKKAKENKKHPAEV, via the coding sequence ATGTGCACCGATTTCCAGGCCTCTGCCGCCTATCAGGAAGTGCTGCAATTTCATTTTCCCCGCTACGGCGAGCTTCCCGCGCTGGAGCTTTATATGGATCAAGTGCTGGGAGTCGTCAACCAGTCCCTCCGCATCTTTGCCGCAGATGGCGAAAATCTTCTCACCTCCGCCATGGTCAATAACTATGTGAAAAAGAAGCTGCTTCCGCCGGCCGTGGGCAAACGCTATTCGCCGGGGCATGTCGCGCATCTTCTTTTTATTTGTACGCTCAAGCCTGTGCTGAGTATTTCTGAAATTCAGGCATTGCTGACGCTGGAATGCCAGTGTCTGCCGGCACAGCAGGCGTTTGATTGGTTTGGAGAGCTGCTGGAGCAATCCCTGCGCTGTGTCTTTGCCCGCCAATCCGATGTCTCCTCCCAGCCCCAGCCCGCTTCCGAGCGGCTCGTGCGCGCCGCAGTTTTCTCCTTTGCCAATAAGCTCTATCTGCAAAAGCATCTGGCATGGAGCGCCGCTTTTTCCGAAGAAAAGGCCGCCAAGAAAAAAGCGAAAGAGAATAAGAAGCACCCGGCAGAAGTATAG
- a CDS encoding DegV family protein: MNPEKIALLIDSCTDVPPELAAAEGVYSIPVLIRYADGEYRDGIDITAQKVYERFEEEVPKTSLPSLENVQRIFAKIAADGYEKVIAVTISSGLSGTNGVVQLASAQFDWIQTRVIDTKNIGIGAGFTAIHALRMVQQGMGFEEIVRKLEWDVTNTKVFFCVETLEYLRKGGRIGLIPSVLGTVLQLKPIISCNEEGVYYTAAKARGRKRSLEQAIALAQAFAGQGEYNLAIAHGGAETEAGQIAEQAKKFFPGAREVFQGQISPALVVHTGPGLLGIGIQRISR; this comes from the coding sequence ATGAATCCAGAAAAAATTGCACTTCTCATCGATTCCTGCACGGATGTCCCGCCGGAGCTGGCGGCGGCCGAAGGCGTTTACAGCATTCCTGTGCTCATTCGGTATGCTGACGGAGAGTATCGGGATGGGATCGACATCACAGCGCAGAAGGTTTATGAGCGCTTTGAGGAGGAAGTACCCAAAACATCGCTGCCTTCTCTGGAAAATGTGCAGCGTATTTTTGCGAAGATCGCGGCGGATGGCTATGAAAAGGTGATTGCGGTAACAATTTCCAGCGGCCTTTCCGGGACGAACGGTGTTGTGCAGCTGGCATCTGCGCAGTTCGACTGGATTCAGACGCGGGTGATCGATACCAAAAATATTGGCATCGGCGCCGGGTTTACGGCTATCCACGCATTGCGGATGGTGCAGCAGGGCATGGGCTTTGAAGAGATTGTGCGCAAACTGGAATGGGATGTAACAAACACCAAGGTATTTTTCTGCGTAGAGACGCTGGAGTATTTGAGAAAAGGCGGCAGAATCGGGCTGATTCCCTCTGTGCTTGGGACGGTGCTCCAGCTCAAGCCGATCATCTCCTGCAATGAGGAAGGGGTCTATTATACCGCCGCCAAGGCCAGGGGAAGAAAGCGCTCGCTGGAGCAGGCGATTGCCTTGGCGCAGGCCTTCGCAGGCCAAGGGGAATACAACCTGGCGATTGCGCATGGCGGGGCAGAAACAGAAGCCGGCCAGATCGCGGAGCAGGCAAAGAAATTTTTCCCAGGGGCGCGGGAGGTTTTTCAGGGGCAGATTAGCCCGGCGCTTGTGGTGCATACGGGCCCGGGGCTTCTGGGCATCGGCATACAGAGAATTTCACGCTAG
- a CDS encoding SIS domain-containing protein, with protein MIKEYAGPILDEIGEALKDMDYDVLWKMVAEIHGANRIFFHAIGRPELPMKNFAMYLKHFGYRVHVVGDVTCPAIKPGDVFFAVSGTGETNTTLNMVKKCREIGEIKVLLMTAAEKSTIGDLADLVLRVDCPLPGVPSTVSSIQPIGGLFDECVVYALDWALRACLQERLGRRDGAGPMHSNLE; from the coding sequence ATGATTAAGGAATATGCCGGCCCAATTCTGGACGAGATCGGCGAGGCCTTAAAAGACATGGATTATGATGTCTTATGGAAGATGGTTGCCGAGATTCACGGCGCAAACCGCATTTTCTTCCATGCCATTGGCCGGCCGGAATTGCCTATGAAGAACTTCGCGATGTATCTGAAGCATTTTGGGTACCGCGTTCATGTCGTAGGCGATGTAACATGCCCCGCAATCAAGCCGGGAGATGTTTTCTTCGCCGTCTCCGGGACGGGCGAGACGAACACGACGCTGAATATGGTCAAAAAGTGCAGGGAAATCGGCGAAATCAAGGTGCTGCTCATGACTGCCGCAGAGAAATCCACCATCGGTGATCTGGCAGATCTGGTGCTGCGTGTGGATTGCCCGCTGCCTGGCGTGCCCAGCACGGTTTCCTCCATTCAGCCCATCGGCGGCCTGTTCGATGAGTGCGTCGTTTATGCGCTGGACTGGGCGCTGCGCGCCTGCCTGCAGGAGCGCCTGGGCAGAAGAGATGGCGCCGGCCCCATGCATTCCAACCTAGAATAA